Proteins from a single region of Ziziphus jujuba cultivar Dongzao chromosome 1, ASM3175591v1:
- the LOC107414102 gene encoding uncharacterized protein LOC107414102 — translation MALQLRSKARTFSNPSFIRLFSTNSSSSSNPSDPSDPNDESNSSSSSQSSLSSYFSDVKASLRQTQSYPRPEPRRPASSSSNHPSFSRPSKIESFDEIRKNLSEFRRATSAPPPTAKSNSTPTSSSPRGSGSSQHISFEELYKQNVVGMAQNAEKSGGGRQSFEAIRESLKQLSSSQNEKKGVDPMSLSTFKNTLRLKPKDSSSSSSSSSSSPSMVIGGTDASPFSLFGEVSREKKDKDRSDAMRAEFVKMYSYGELGEKLKTLRPVAKGDDWFSLGELNDRLIKLRDLEDKETESKIGGNSYRDLRDSLLKLKLPEDEKPKLHRIDILGQLGRTPDFMLQTPKEHLVEKYFHPDNMSSEEKLKIELAKVRDEFKMSESDCGSARVQVAQLTTKIKHLSSVLHKKDKHSRKGLLAMVQRRKRILKYLRRKDWESYCLVLDKLGLRDNPDYKH, via the exons ctcctcctcctcctcaaaCCCTTCTGATCCTTCTGACCCAAATGACGAATCCAACTCTTCTTCCTCCTCTCAATCTTCTCTGTCTTCCTATTTCAGCGATGTCAAAGCCAGTCTCAGACAGACCCAAAGCTATCCTCGGCCGGAACCCAGAAGACCCGCCTCCTCATCTTCAAACCATCCCTCTTTCTCGAGGCCCTCCAAGATCGAGTCCTTCGACGAGATTCGCAAGAACCTCTCTGAGTTCCGCCGCGCGACCTCTGCTCCTCCTCCCACCGCCAAGTCTAATTCTACGCCAACCTCCTCGTCGCCTCGTGGTTCTGGTTCTTCGCAGCACATCTCGTTTGAGGAGCTGTACAAGCAAAACGTGGTGGGGATGGCGCAGAATGCCGAGAAGAGTGGTGGTGGAAGGCAGTCGTTTGAAGCGATTCGGGAGAGTTTGAAGCAGCTGAGCTCGTCTCAGAATGAGAAGAAGGGTGTGGACCCCATGTCGTTATCGACGTTCAAGAATACTTTGAGGTTGAAGCCCAAggattcctcttcttcttcttcttcttcttcctcgtcGCCGAGTATGGTGATTGGAGGGACTGATGCTTCGCCGTTCTCATTGTTTGGGGAGGTGTCGAGGGAGAAGAAGGACAAGGACAGGTCGGATGCGATGAGGGCGGAGTTCGTGAAGATGTATAGCTATGGAGAGTTGGGAGAGAAGTTGAAGACTTTGAGGCCGGTGGCTAAAGGGGATGATTGGTTTTCATTGGGGGAATTGAATGACAGGTTGATTAAATTGAGGGATTTGGAGGACAAAGAGACTGAAAGTAAGATTGGCGGCAACTCTTACAGGGACTTGAGGGATAGCTTGCTCAAGTTGAAGCTACCCGAGGATGAGAAACCTAAGT TGCACAGAATTGATATATTGGGTCAATTGGGTCGCACTCCTGACTTCATGCTGCAAACTCCCAAGGAACACCTGGTTGAAAAG TATTTCCATCCAGATAACATGTCTTCTGAAGAAAAACTGAAAATCGAACTTGCCAAAGTTAGAGATGAGTTTAAAATGTCAGAGTCAGATTGTGGATCTGCACGAGTACAAG TGGCGCAGCTAACAACCAAGATCAAGCATTTGTCTTCAGTTTTGCACAAAAAG GATAAGCATTCTCGGAAGGGTCTTCTAGCAATGGTGCAGAGGAGGAAGAGGATATTGAAGTATCTCCGAAGAAAGGACTGGGAGTCATACTGTTTGGTTCTTGATAAACTTGGTCTCAGGGACAATCCTGATTACAAGCATTAG
- the LOC107414091 gene encoding uncharacterized protein LOC107414091, with protein MEYERIDKVQTGIISPSKLRMKLLGPHNLRKNGSNSNSSRTSPSRVEDVEFVNSLLAQADRDEEVASPSLDVPPTKLTGEAAMVPRQTDQNSCQPKESFPRENSETTRIKFQQCNKAVSGNSSTLHQLRIMEDENLDYDSNASSSSFEFHKGERIGHNPISRSLSRPMSSKWNDAEKWIMNRQNVQATHPKRNALQNQTNRFPVTNMGKVAPECANYDYKLSISRVVDTKRVDFCQPASQMGYDRFSFVPAGSHPISGQAYVGNAPIDQFAQSKDLKEVVQSDVACSTASEDTTGIPAIRSVSMRDMGTEMTPVTSQEPSRTATPIESSTPLRSPISSIPSTPRRGAPASTPMDHTTDEESQHANRNRKELSEEETKLKTRREIVALGVQLGKMNIAAWASKAEQEKERSSPETNDAAQLERAEFEKRAASWEEAEKSKHLARYKREEIKIQAWESHQKLKLEADMRRIEAQVEQMRAQAQAKMVKKIAMARQRSEEKRAAAEARKNREAERTAAQAEYIRQTGKLPSFHSHYVCCGWL; from the exons ATGGAGTACGAGAGGATAGACAAAGTGCAg ACTGGTATAATTTCTCCAAGTAAACTGAGGATGAAGCTCCTCGGGCCTCACAACCTTCGGAAAAATGGATCAAATAGTAACTCCTCAAGAACTTCTCCTTCTAGAGTTGAGGATGTTGAATTTGTGAACAGCTTATTAGCTCAAGCAGACAGGGATGAGGAAG TTGCATCTCCAAGCTTAGACGTTCCACCTACAAAATTAACAGGTGAAGCAGCAATGGTTCCTCGGCAAACTGACCAGAATTCTTGCCAACCAAAGGAATCATTTCCAAGAGAAAACAGCGAAACTACTCGTATCAAGTTTCAGCAATGTAATAAGGCTGTCAGCGGTAATTCAAGCACACTCCACCAATTGAGAATAATGGAAGATGAAAATCTAGATTACGATAGTAATGCTAGTTCATCTAGCTTTGAGTTTCATAAAGGGGAAAGAATAGGACACAATCCCATTTCACGGTCACTCTCAAGACCCATGTCATCCAAGTGGAATGATGCCGAGAAATGGATAATGAATAGGCAAAATGTACAAGCTACACATCCTAAAAGAAATGCATTACAAAACCAAACGAATAGGTTTCCAGTGACAAATATGGGGAAGGTTGCTCCGGAATGTGCCAATTATGATTATAAGTTATCAATTAGCAGGGTGGTGGACACGAAGCGGGTTGATTTCTGTCAGCCTGCATCTCAGATGGGATATGATAGGTTCTCTTTTGTTCCTGCTGGGAGTCACCCCATTTCAGGCCAAGCTTACGTGGGGAATGCACCAATAGATCAATTTGCTCAAAGCAAGGATTTGAAAGAAGTGGTGCAAAGTGATGTTGCCTGCTCAACAGCTTCAGAAGATACAACAG GAATTCCAGCCATAAGATCAGTCTCTATGAGAGACATGGGAACTGAAATGACACCTGTTACAAGTCAAGAGCCTTCAAGGACTGCTACTCCTATAGAGTCATCAACCCCACTCCGCAGCCCTATTTCTTCAATCCCATCAACTCCTCGAAGAGGGGCACCAGCTTCCACTCCCATGGATCACACCACTGATGAGGAATCACAACATGCCAATAGAAACAGAAAAGAACTGTCAGAAGAAGAAACGAAGCTCAAGACGAGGAGAGAAATTGTAGCACTTGGTGTTCAGCTTGGTAAGATGAACATCGCTGCTTGGGCAAGTAAAGCTGAGCAAGAAAAGGAAAGATCCTCCCCAGAAACAAATGATGCAGCGCAGCTTGAGCGTGCTGAATTTGAAAAACGTGCAGCTTCATGGGAAGAAGCTGAAAAGTCTAAACATCTGGCAAG ATATAAGCGTGAAGAAATCAAAATCCAAGCATGGGAAAGTCATCAGAAGTTGAAATTAGAAGCTGACATGCGGAGAATAGAG GCTCAAGTTGAACAAATGAGAGCGCAAGCGCAAGCAAAGATGGTGAAAAAGATAGCAATGGCTAGGCAAAGATCAGAAGAAAAACGGGCAGCGGCTGAAGCGAGAAAAAATCGGGAGGCAGAAAGAACTGCAGCCCAAGCAGAATATATTCGACAGACAGGAAAATTGCCCTCGTTCCATTCGCATTACGTTTGCTGTGGATGGTTGTAA